The following are from one region of the Sorghum bicolor cultivar BTx623 chromosome 2, Sorghum_bicolor_NCBIv3, whole genome shotgun sequence genome:
- the LOC8074465 gene encoding myb-related protein 1: MYHQQQLHNHNQHLSSRPGLPPEKQFLLQGGGDAGLVLSTDAKPRLKWTPELHERFVEAVHQLGGPDKATPKTIMRLMGIPGLTLYHLKSHLQKYRLSKNLQAQANAVNAKNALSCRTGTDNPCEGSGSPPPHLNLEPQINRSMHISEALQMQIEVQRRLHEQLEVQRHLQLRIEAQGKYLQSVLEKAQEALAKHSGVHLDGGETSTQQLSELISRATATRRAHVQQDHQHQHQHQHQRHLGGDGSVDSCLTACEGSQCQRERERDQDLLSIGLSSATPPTPSRRGYNNDRCGAICEEFLFLDEPGRRERGGGGGSSDEHGQQELDLSINGRSNPPKPRDSQRIDLNGSSWN, translated from the exons ATGTATCATCAGCAACAGCTCCATAACCATAACCAGCACCTGTCCTCGAGGCCGGGCTTACCTCCTGAGAAGCAGTTCCTCCTGCAAGGAGGAGGAGATGCAGGGCTGGTCCTCTCCACCGATGCTAAGCCTCGGTTGAAATGGACACCCGAGCTGCATGAACGTTTTGTGGAGGCAGTACATCAGCTAGGAGGGCCAGACA AAGCTACGCCGAAAACAATCATGAGGCTCATGGGGATCCCTGGACTCACCCTGTACCATCTTAAGAGCCATCTCCAG AAATACAGACTCAGCAAGAATCTCCAGGCCCAAGCTAATGCTGTCAACGCAAAGAATG CGTTAAGCTGCAGGACAGGAACAGACAACCCATGCGAAGGGAGCGGATCACCACCACCACACTTGAACCTAGAGCCCCAGATAAACAG GTCAATGCACATAAGCGAAGCCCTCCAGATGCAGATCGAAGTTCAGAGACGGCTTCATGAGCAGCTAGAG GTTCAGAGACACCTGCAGCTGCGGATCGAAGCGCAGGGCAAGTACCTGCAGTCCGTGCTGGAGAAGGCGCAGGAGGCGCTGGCCAAGCATAGCGGCGTCCACCTCGACGGCGGCGAGACGTCGACGCAGCAGCTGTCCGAGCTCATCTCGAGAGCCACGGCGACGAGGCGCGCCCATGTCCAGCAGGatcaccagcaccagcaccagcaccagcaccagcgcCACCTCGGCGGCGATGGGTCGGTGGACAGCTGCCTGACCGCGTGCGAGGGATCCCAGTgccagagggagagggagagggaccaGGACCTGCTGTCCATCGGCCTCTCGTCCGCGACGCCTCCCACTCCCAGCAGGAGAGGCTACAACAACGACAGATGCGGCGCCATCTGCGAGGAGTTCCTGTTTCTTGACGAGCCCGGCAGGAGagaacgaggaggaggaggagggtccTCGGATGAGCATGGCCAGCAGGAGCTGGACCTCAGCATCAACGGCAGGAGCAATCCACCAAAGCCACGCGACAGCCAAAGGATCGACCTGAACGGGTCCAGCTGGAATTGA